One window from the genome of Cricetulus griseus strain 17A/GY chromosome 2, alternate assembly CriGri-PICRH-1.0, whole genome shotgun sequence encodes:
- the Ubxn10 gene encoding UBX domain-containing protein 10 — MASEAPVNLSPPERSTVVSTLADRFIWQPSSLGMHVIRPKSAKGRKRPNLQRPQGMGNGSPSVLSASPPPCPSGSPSSQKSGACAPVSPPQGAPGEVPEVLPQMPTGATSSLNKYPVLPSISRRTLEDGAVDTVAKKASSLQLSSVQALYQEEARTTVKSSQEDSRAQVCASEKNFIIQTKRQSSSGASNMEEPTDQEPRLLLAVRSPSGQRFVRYFRPSDNLQTVLAVAEQKNKATYQHCSIETMDVPRRRFSDLTMSLQECGILHKSVLGISQEEGEGWP; from the coding sequence ATGGCCTCAGAAGCCCCTGTGAACCTCTCACCACCTGAACGCAGCACTGTGGTCAGTACCTTAGCCGACAGATTCATCTGGCAGCCCAGCTCCCTCGGGATGCATGTCATCAGGCCCAAGTCTGCCAAGGGCCGGAAGCGGCCGAATCTGCAAAGACCGCAAGGCATGGGCAATGGCTCTCCCAGTGTACTGTCTGCTTCACCTCCACCATGTCCCTCTGGGTCACCAAGCAGCCAGAAATCAGGAGCCTGTGCTCCCGTCTCTCCACCTCAGGGAGCCCCTGGCGAGGTGCCGGAGGTGCTGCCACAGATGCCCACGGGGGCCACCTCATCTCTCAATAAGTACCCAGTCCTCCCTTCTATCAGCAGGAGGACCCTGGAGGATGGGGCTGTGGACACGGTGGCCAAAAAAGCCAGTTCTCTGCAGCTGAGTAGCGTCCAAGCCCTTTACCAGGAAGAGGCCCGCACCACTGTAAAGTCAAGCCAAGAAGATTCCAGAGCCCAAGTCTGTGCCTCGGAAAAGAATTTCATCAtccaaaccaaaaggcagagttCCTCCGGGGCCTCAAATATGGAGGAGCCAACAGACCAAgagcccaggctgctgctggCTGTCAGGTCACCCTCAGGCCAAAGGTTTGTGCGCTACTTCAGACCCAGTGACAACCTACAGACTGTCCTTGCGGTGGCTGAGCAGAAAAACAAAGCCACCTACCAACACTGCAGCATCGAAACGATGGATGTGCCCAGGAGACGTTTCTCTGACCTCACCATGTCCCTGCAGGAGTGTGGTATCCTCCATAAGTCCGTGCTGGGCATCTcccaggaagagggggaggggtggcCCTGA